The Pseudomonas orientalis genome contains a region encoding:
- the fba gene encoding class II fructose-bisphosphate aldolase (catalyzes the reversible aldol condensation of dihydroxyacetonephosphate and glyceraldehyde 3-phosphate in the Calvin cycle, glycolysis, and/or gluconeogenesis), translating to MALISMRQMLDHAAEFGYGVPAFNVNNLEQMRAIMEAADKTDSPVIVQASAGARKYAGAPFLRHLILAAIEEFPHIPVCMHQDHGTSPDVCQRSIQLGFSSVMMDGSLGEDGKTPTDYEYNVRVTQQTVAMAHACGVSVEGELGCLGSLETGMAGEEDGIGAEGVLDHSQMLTDPEEAADFVKKTQVDALAIAIGTSHGAYKFTKPPTGDVLAIDRIKEIHKRIPNTHLVMHGSSSVPQEWLAIINQYGGDIKETYGVPVEEIVEGIKYGVRKVNIDTDLRLASTGAMRRLMATNPSEFDPRKFFGATVTAMRDVCIARYEAFGTAGNASKIKPISLEAMYQRYLKGELNAKVN from the coding sequence ATGGCACTTATCAGCATGCGTCAAATGCTGGACCACGCAGCCGAATTCGGCTACGGCGTCCCAGCCTTTAACGTCAACAACCTTGAGCAAATGCGCGCCATCATGGAAGCCGCTGACAAGACCGACTCCCCAGTGATCGTCCAGGCTTCGGCCGGTGCGCGCAAATACGCCGGGGCGCCATTCCTGCGCCACCTGATCCTGGCGGCCATCGAAGAATTCCCGCACATCCCGGTGTGCATGCACCAGGACCACGGCACCAGCCCTGATGTGTGCCAGCGCTCCATCCAGCTGGGCTTCAGCTCGGTGATGATGGACGGCTCCCTGGGCGAAGACGGCAAGACCCCAACCGACTACGAGTACAACGTACGCGTGACCCAGCAAACCGTGGCCATGGCTCACGCCTGCGGCGTATCGGTTGAAGGCGAACTGGGCTGCCTGGGTTCCCTGGAAACCGGCATGGCCGGCGAAGAAGACGGCATCGGCGCCGAAGGTGTGCTCGACCACAGCCAGATGCTGACCGACCCGGAAGAAGCCGCCGACTTCGTCAAGAAGACCCAAGTGGACGCCCTGGCCATCGCCATCGGCACCAGCCACGGCGCCTACAAGTTCACCAAGCCACCTACCGGCGACGTGCTGGCCATCGACCGCATCAAGGAAATCCACAAACGCATCCCCAACACCCACCTGGTGATGCACGGCTCTTCCTCGGTACCGCAAGAGTGGCTGGCGATCATCAACCAGTACGGCGGCGACATCAAAGAAACCTACGGCGTGCCGGTTGAAGAAATTGTCGAAGGCATCAAGTACGGCGTGCGCAAGGTCAACATCGACACCGACCTGCGCCTGGCCTCCACTGGTGCAATGCGTCGCCTGATGGCGACCAACCCGAGCGAATTTGACCCGCGTAAGTTTTTCGGCGCCACTGTGACGGCGATGCGTGATGTGTGTATCGCGCGTTATGAAGCATTTGGTACCGCCGGTAATGCTTCGAAGATCAAGCCGATCTCGCTGGAGGCAATGTATCAGCGGTATTTGAAAGGTGAGTTGAACGCTAAGGTGAACTAA
- a CDS encoding MliC family protein: MKGVFALAALALLAGCSSMDMFGKASEPADKWTTWTCDSKAEVNWRFANAARSEVDVRLGGSDQVYRLKQDVAASGVLYSDGRLAFHTKGEEGLVYWVATDDLIGRGCKAN, encoded by the coding sequence ATGAAAGGCGTTTTCGCCCTGGCAGCCCTGGCCTTGTTGGCCGGTTGCAGCAGTATGGACATGTTCGGCAAGGCCTCAGAGCCTGCCGACAAATGGACGACCTGGACCTGCGACAGCAAGGCTGAGGTCAACTGGCGCTTTGCAAATGCGGCCCGTTCCGAAGTGGATGTACGCCTCGGCGGTTCGGATCAGGTTTACCGTCTCAAGCAGGACGTGGCGGCATCGGGCGTGCTGTACAGCGACGGCCGATTGGCGTTTCACACCAAGGGTGAGGAAGGCCTGGTTTATTGGGTTGCCACGGATGATCTGATTGGGCGCGGCTGCAAGGCCAACTGA
- a CDS encoding phosphoglycerate kinase, with the protein MTVLKMTDLDLQGKRVLIREDLNVPVKDGVVTSDARILASLPTIKLALEKGAAVMVCSHLGRPTEGEFSAENSLKPVAEYLSKALGRDVPLVADYLGGVDVKAGDIVLFENVRFNKGEKKNSDELAQQYAALCDVFVMDAFGTAHRAEGSTHGVAKFAKVAAAGPLLAAELDALGKALGAPAQPMAAIVAGSKVSTKLDVLNSLSQICNQLIVGGGIANTFLAAAGHPVGKSLYEPDLLDTARAIAAKVSVPLPVDVVVAKEFAESAEATVKLIADVADDDMILDIGPQTAANFAELLKASQTILWNGPVGVFEFDQFGNGTKVLAKAIAESSAFSIAGGGDTLAAIDKYGVAEQISYISTGGGAFLEFVEGKVLPAVEVLETRAKG; encoded by the coding sequence ATGACCGTGTTGAAGATGACCGACCTCGATCTGCAAGGTAAGCGCGTACTGATTCGCGAAGACCTCAACGTCCCAGTCAAGGACGGTGTTGTCACCAGCGATGCGCGAATCCTGGCCTCGCTGCCGACCATCAAGCTGGCCCTGGAAAAAGGCGCGGCCGTGATGGTCTGCTCCCACCTGGGCCGCCCGACCGAAGGCGAGTTTTCCGCCGAAAACAGCCTCAAGCCGGTCGCCGAGTACCTGAGCAAGGCCCTGGGTCGTGACGTGCCGTTGGTCGCAGATTACCTGGGCGGCGTGGACGTGAAAGCCGGCGACATCGTGCTGTTCGAAAACGTGCGCTTCAACAAAGGCGAGAAAAAGAACAGCGACGAACTGGCCCAGCAATACGCTGCCTTGTGCGACGTGTTCGTAATGGACGCCTTTGGCACCGCCCACCGCGCCGAAGGCTCGACCCACGGCGTGGCCAAGTTCGCCAAGGTCGCTGCGGCCGGCCCGCTGCTGGCGGCTGAGCTGGATGCGTTGGGCAAGGCCCTGGGCGCTCCGGCACAACCGATGGCCGCCATCGTCGCGGGTTCCAAGGTCTCCACCAAGCTGGACGTGCTCAACAGCCTCAGCCAGATCTGCAACCAGTTGATCGTCGGCGGCGGCATTGCCAACACCTTCCTGGCTGCAGCGGGTCACCCGGTGGGCAAGTCCCTGTACGAGCCGGACCTGCTGGACACCGCCCGCGCCATCGCCGCCAAAGTCAGCGTGCCGCTGCCGGTGGACGTGGTGGTCGCCAAGGAATTCGCTGAAAGCGCCGAAGCGACCGTCAAGCTCATCGCCGACGTGGCCGACGACGACATGATCCTGGACATCGGCCCGCAAACCGCGGCCAATTTCGCTGAACTGCTGAAAGCTTCCCAGACCATCCTTTGGAATGGCCCGGTCGGCGTATTCGAGTTCGACCAGTTCGGCAATGGCACCAAAGTGCTGGCCAAAGCTATCGCTGAAAGCTCCGCATTTTCCATCGCCGGCGGCGGTGACACCCTGGCGGCCATCGATAAATATGGCGTTGCTGAGCAGATCTCCTACATTTCCACCGGTGGCGGTGCCTTCCTCGAGTTCGTCGAGGGCAAGGTACTGCCGGCCGTGGAAGTGCTGGAAACCCGGGCCAAGGGTTAA
- the epd gene encoding erythrose-4-phosphate dehydrogenase, whose protein sequence is MPQPRPYKVALNGYGRIGRCVLRALFERGAAAGFEIVAINDLADMASVEYLTRFDSTHGRFPGEVRIEGDCLHINGSCVQVLRSATPEGIDWKALGVDLVLECSGVYNTRADGQRFLDAGAPRVLFSQPMASEADVDATIVYGINQDCLTGAELLVSNASCTTNCSVPLLRLLDQAIGIDYVSITTIHSAMNDQPVIDAYHHEDLRRTRSAFQSVIPVSTGLARGIERLLPELAGRIQAKAVRVPTVNVSCLDITLQTVSDTDAMEVNRILRDAATRGPLKGLLAYTELPHASCDFNHDPHSAIVDASQTRVSGPRLVNILAWFDNEWGFANRMLDVAEHYLHIAAKQPQQ, encoded by the coding sequence ATGCCCCAACCGCGTCCCTACAAAGTTGCACTCAACGGCTACGGCCGCATTGGTCGTTGCGTCTTGCGTGCGCTGTTCGAGCGAGGGGCGGCGGCCGGGTTTGAAATTGTCGCGATCAACGATCTGGCCGACATGGCCAGCGTCGAATACCTGACACGCTTTGACTCCACCCACGGCCGTTTCCCCGGCGAAGTGCGGATCGAAGGTGATTGTCTGCATATTAATGGCAGCTGCGTGCAGGTCTTGCGCAGTGCCACCCCTGAAGGCATCGACTGGAAAGCACTGGGCGTCGACCTGGTGCTGGAATGTTCCGGTGTCTATAACACCCGTGCCGACGGCCAGCGTTTTCTCGACGCCGGCGCACCGCGCGTGCTGTTTTCCCAGCCGATGGCCAGCGAGGCCGATGTCGACGCCACCATCGTCTACGGCATCAACCAGGATTGCCTGACCGGCGCTGAGCTGCTGGTGTCCAATGCCTCGTGCACCACCAACTGCAGCGTGCCGTTGTTGCGCCTGCTGGATCAGGCGATCGGCATCGATTATGTGTCGATCACCACGATTCACTCGGCGATGAACGACCAGCCGGTGATCGACGCCTATCATCATGAAGACCTGCGCCGTACGCGTTCGGCATTCCAGTCGGTGATTCCGGTGTCCACCGGCCTGGCCCGCGGTATCGAGCGACTGTTGCCGGAACTTGCCGGACGAATCCAGGCCAAAGCCGTACGTGTGCCGACGGTGAATGTGTCTTGCCTGGATATCACCCTGCAAACCGTCAGCGACACCGATGCGATGGAGGTCAACCGGATCCTGCGCGACGCCGCCACCCGCGGCCCGCTCAAAGGCTTGCTGGCCTACACCGAGTTGCCCCACGCCAGTTGTGATTTCAACCACGACCCGCATTCGGCGATTGTCGATGCCAGCCAGACCCGCGTTTCCGGCCCCAGGCTGGTGAACATCCTGGCCTGGTTCGACAACGAATGGGGCTTTGCCAACCGCATGCTTGATGTGGCAGAACACTATCTGCACATCGCCGCTAAACAACCTCAACAGTAA